A single region of the Mus caroli chromosome 16, CAROLI_EIJ_v1.1, whole genome shotgun sequence genome encodes:
- the LOC110311179 gene encoding keratin-associated protein 20-2-like translates to MCYYGGYYGGLGYGYGGLGCGYGCGYGCGYGSYGYSCCRPLCCRRYWSCGFY, encoded by the coding sequence ATGTGCTACTATGGAGGATACTACGGAGGCCTGGGCTATGGCTATGGAGGCCTAggctgtggctatggctgtggctatggctgtggctatggtAGCTATGGCTACAGCTGTTGCCGCCCACTATGCTGTAGAAGATACTGGTCCTGTGGCTTCTACTGA
- the LOC110311221 gene encoding keratin-associated protein 20-2-like: MCYYGSYYGGLGYGFGGLGYGYGCGYGGYGYGCCRPLCCRRYWSCGFY; encoded by the coding sequence ATGTGTTACTATGGCAGCTACTATGGAGGCCTGGGCTATGGCTTTGGAGGCCTAGGCtatggctatggctgtggctatggcGGCTATGGTTATGGCTGCTGCCGCCCCCTGTGCTGTAGAAGGTACTGGTCCTGTGGCTTCTACTGA
- the LOC110311215 gene encoding keratin-associated protein 20-2-like → MCYYGSYYGGLGCGYGGLGYGYGCGYGGYGYGCCRPLCCRRYWSCGFY, encoded by the coding sequence ATGTGTTACTATGGCAGCTACTATGGAGGCCTGGGCTGTGGCTATGGTGGCCTAGGCtatggctatggctgtggctatggtGGCTATGGTTATGGCTGCTGCCGCCCACTCTGCTGTAGAAGATACTGGTCCTGTGGCTTCTACTGA
- the LOC110311208 gene encoding keratin-associated protein 20-2-like, with the protein MCYYGSYYGGLGYGYGGLGYGYGCGYGCGYGCGYGGYGYGCCRPLCCRRYCCCGFY; encoded by the coding sequence ATGTGTTACTACGGCAGCTACTATGGAGGCCTGGGCTATGGCTATGGTGGCCTAGGCtatggctatggctgtggctatggctgtggctatggctgtggctatggtGGCTATGGTTATGGCTGCTGCCGCCCCCTGTGCTGTAGAAGATACTGCTGTTGTGGCTTCTATTGA